A stretch of the Nostoc punctiforme PCC 73102 genome encodes the following:
- a CDS encoding plasmid mobilization protein: MQPDPRTNLSNQLADTLSNWSVAPDEKREITITFRVSSTEKARLEQRCSGVVQSDYIRARLFDYPLPHPKLVIPEVNRQAIYELKKIGNNLNQQTRAINEAVKIGSQPLTVEVKSYLITIEELTELLEQTRQSLTQSTVEG, from the coding sequence ATGCAGCCAGACCCGCGTACCAATCTCAGTAATCAACTAGCTGACACATTAAGTAATTGGTCAGTAGCACCAGATGAGAAGCGAGAAATAACCATCACGTTTAGGGTAAGCTCTACCGAGAAAGCTAGATTAGAACAGCGTTGCAGTGGAGTGGTGCAAAGTGACTATATTAGAGCGAGATTATTTGATTACCCTTTGCCACATCCTAAGTTAGTCATTCCCGAAGTGAATAGACAGGCTATCTACGAGTTAAAGAAGATTGGTAACAACCTGAATCAGCAGACCAGAGCTATTAACGAAGCTGTGAAAATTGGTAGCCAACCGTTGACGGTGGAGGTGAAATCATATCTGATAACTATTGAGGAACTGACAGAACTTTTAGAACAGACTCGCCAATCACTTACTCAATCTACGGTAGAGGGGTAG